Proteins found in one Camelus bactrianus isolate YW-2024 breed Bactrian camel chromosome 5, ASM4877302v1, whole genome shotgun sequence genomic segment:
- the BCS1L gene encoding mitochondrial chaperone BCS1, whose protein sequence is MPLSDFVLALKDNPYFGAGFGLVGVGTALALARKGLQLGLVAFRRHYMITLEVPARDRSYAWLLSWLTRHSTRTQHLSVETSYLQHESGRISTKFEFVPSPGNHFIWYQGKWIRVVRSREMQMIDLQTGTPWESVTFTALGTDRKVFFNILEEARELALQQEEGKTVMYTAVGSEWRPFGYPRRRRPLSSVVLEQGLADRIVRDIQEFINNPKWYTDRGIPYRRGYLLYGPPGCGKSSFITALAGELQHSICLLSLTDSSLSDDRLNHLLSVAPQQSLVLLEDVDAAFLSRDLAAENPVKYQGLGRLTFSGLLNALDGVASTEARIVFMTTNHVDRLDPALIRPGRVDLKEYVGHCSHWQLTQMFQRFYPGEAPSLAKTFADCVLQATTQISPAQVQGYFMLYKNDPAGAIHNAESLKR, encoded by the exons ATGCCTCTCTCAGACTTTGTTCTGGCCCTGAAGGACAATCCCTACTTTGGGGCTGGATTTGGGCTGGTGGGTGTGGGCACAGCCCTGGCCCTGGCTCGGAAGGGCCTCCAACTGGGCCTGGTGGCCTTCCGGCGCCATTACATGATCACATTGGAAGTCCCTGCTCGAGACCGAAGCTATGCCTGGTTGCTTAGCTGGCTCACCCGCCACAGTACCCGTACTCAGCATCTCAGTGTGGAGACTTCATACCTTCAGCATGAGAGTGGCCGCATCTCCACCAAGTTTGAATTTGTCCCCAGCCCTGGAAACCACTTTATTTG GTATCAAGGGAAATGGATCCGAGTGGTTCGGAGCCGAGAGATGCAGATGATAGACCTGCAGACGGGAACTCCTTGGGAGTCTGTCACCTTCACGGCTCTGGGCACTGACCGAAAGGTTTTCTTCAACATCCTGGAGGAAG CTCGAGAGCTAGCCttgcagcaggaggaagggaagacagtGATGTACACAGCTGTGGGTTCTGAATGGCGTCCCTTTGGCTATCCACGTCGCCGGCGTCCACTGAGTTCTGTGGTTCTAGAACAGGGTCTGGCTGACCGAATTGTCAGAGACATCCAGGAATTCATCAACAACCCCAAGTGGTACACTGACAGAG GCATTCCCTACAGACGTGGCTACCTGCTTTATGGGCCCCCTGGTTGCGGAAAGAGCAGTTTCAT CACAGCCCTGGCTGGGGAACTGCAGCACAGCATCTGCCTGCTGAGCCTCACAGACTCCAGCCTCTCTGATGACCGGCTCAACCACCTGCTGAGCGTGGCCCCACAGCAGAGCTTGGTGCTCCTGGAGGATGTGGATGCTGCCTTTCTCAGTCGAGACCTGGCTGCGGAGA ACCCTGTGAAGTACCAAGGTCTAGGTCGTCTCACCTTCAGTGGACTGCTCAACGCCTTGGATGGTGTGGCTTCCACTGAGGCACGCATCGTGTTCATGACCACCAACCACGTTGACAG GCTCGACCCTGCCCTGATACGCCCTGGGCGAGTAGACCTGAAGGAGTATGTGGGCCACTGCTCACACTGGCAGCTGACCCAGATGTTCCAGAGGTTCTATCCAGGGGAAGCACCTTCCCTGGCCAAGACCTTTGCAGACTGTGTCCTTCAAGCTACAACTCAGATCAGTCCTGCCCAGGTGCAGGGCTACTTCATGCTATATAAAAATGACCCTGCAGGGGCAATTCATAATGCTGAGTCTCTGAAGAGGTGA